The Microbulbifer pacificus sequence AACAGCGCACCGACGGAAGACGGTACGCCTTTGCGCGAGAGCAACCGCACGTACAACCGCTGGCTGTCCAGGCTCAGCGCCCTGAAATTCACATAAAACTGGCGTTCATCTGCCGACAGCACATCCTCGTAACGGGAAATCACGAAGTCTATGAGGGCGAGGAAGTTCGCCAGGTAATAATCTGGTGCCAGTTCAACGGGAGCGGGCATGGCTTACTGCGAGTTGTTGAATATTGCCGGAGTGTAACTGGATGGTTATACAGCAGTTGGGCGTGCGGAACAAACAGGATCGCGACTGCGTATTCCCGTTCTGGTCAGAGGATTTTTTTTGGGCTAATTGACGCTCGGGTGTTTCTTTCACAGGACGATTCTCATATAAAGCGTTCCTTTGGTGATACAACCCACGGGATACCCGCGAGCTGATGCTCTCTCGGTCCGCGAAAGCGACTTCTGTGGCGCTGGCTATTCGCCTGCAATCCGGACTCGATTGTCTACGCATGAAAGGAAATCCCTGGTGAGTCAGCCTGCCACCGCGTCAAACTATCGTTCACTGCTGTTGGGCGCCCGTGAGTCAATCCCGCTGCTGGGTGGATATATCCCGGTGGCCATTTCATTCGGGCTGATTGCCGTTCAGTCCGGCTTCAGCAGTTGGGAGGCGGTGGCTATCTCGACACTGGTCTATGCCGGTGCATCGCAGTTTTTGTTTGTGGCCATGGTCGCCTCCGGCGCGCCCCTCTGGTTTGTGGTCGTGATGACGCTTCTGATCAATGCCCGCCATGTCGTTTACGGGCCAAACATTGCCCCGTGGCTGCCAGCCCATCGCTTGTGGCCGTGGCTGATGCACGGCCTCACTGACCAGATCTTTGCCCTGGCGCACACCCGTTTGCCGCAGCTTGCATCCGGTGATCGTCTCGGGTGGTATATCGGCGGCATGTGCGTGGCGTGGTTCAGCTGGATCGGGGGTACCGCGCTTGGCGCTATTGCCGGCAAGGAACTGACGCAGCAGTGGCCGCTATTGGCGGAGGTTATGCCGTTTGCCTTACCGGCACTCTTCCTGGTGCTGCTTGCGCCGCGGTTTACGTCATGGCTGTGGTCCTTGGCGCTGGGCTGTACGGTGCTTGTTGCGTTATCGCTGACCTTGTTGGGGATGACCAACGCGGCCATCCCTGTCGCAGCGATTGCCGGCGCCGTGGTTTTTTTCGGCTTGGGCGCATTCAGATAACTGAGGGGGGTGTATGAACGACGGAATGGACAGCGGTATCTGGGCCGCGTTGATCGCATGTGCGCTCGGAACATTCCTGCTGCGGGCGTTGCCTCTGGTGTGGATGCAGCGCCATCTTGTTCAGCGCAAAGCCAAAAACACACTGGATGCCATGCCCACCTGGCTCAGCGTGCTTGGACCGCTGATGATTGCGGCCATGTTCGGGGTGTCACTGGTGCCGGGCAAGCTCGACCTTGCCTCCGGTGTAGCGACGGTACTCGGGGTGATGGTGACACTGGTTGTCTGGCGATGGACCAAATCGCTGGGCTGGCCGGTGTTTGTGGGTGTCGCAATCTATGGGGTTGTGATTTTTCTGGCCAATACTGTTTTTTGAGTTTTCGGCTGGGCCTGTTCGCGAAATCCGGTGTTACTCGACCTGCTCCAGCGCGGCCAGCTTGTGCATGAGTACCGTGGCCGCGTTGTCCGTCAGACGCTGTCCTTCTTCAATGTATTCCCAGACGGTGGCGTCGCTCTTCCAGCCGCCCTGTTTCTTGATCAGCTCAAAATCCACCTTTTCTCGCGCCGCGGAAGTGGATAGGCCACGGCGAAAGCTGTGGCTGCTGAGGCTCTCGACAAAGTCAAACCCGCACTCGGTGCCCAGCTGTTTCAGCAACTGATTCACTGCACCGGGGTTGAGAGATTTCTGTTGGACCTGATCCCAGCGGTTAACGGCGCGAAACACCGGCCCTTCAACGATAGAGGCTGCGTTCAGCCAGTTTCTCAGCGCCGTGCCCGGACATACCCCAATGGGGCCTAAGGGTAGGGCGCGCATCGTGCCCTGACCGGTCTGGTCTGTTTTGGATCTCGGCAGGTGTACGATCAGTCCTTCCTCTTCCCAGATAAGGTCTTCAACCCTGATCGCCACCAGCTCGCTGCGTCGAAACGCGCCGAAGAAACCCATCAATACCAGCGCCAGATCGCGAAATTTCTTTTTGCTGTCCGCTTGCGAGTGAAGATGGCTCGTCAGCGAGGCGATATGTTCAAGCCGTAACGCTTTGGCCTTCTGCTTGGGTTTGGCGTGCATCCGTCGAATGCCGTTCATGGTCTTCTGAACCACGGGGTCCAGTACCGGGTTTGCCATGCCCTGATAGCGATGCCACTGACCGATGGCGGTGACGTGTAATTCCAGTGTGCGCGGGTTGAGCGTTTCCGCGCGGCGTAGCAGGTAGTGCACCAGAGTGTCGCTATCTGTTGGCAGTCGACCACCCCATTTTTCAAACTGACGGACAGCGGACCGGTATGCCTTGCGAGTGCTCTCTGATGTGGCTGCGTTCAGGTAGGTCTGCACCGTCTCCCTGGAGACAGGGGCTATGGTGCTTGCCTGGTCGGGGAAGGTGGGCGCTTCAATGAAAGAATTTGATACGGCTTTTTTCATACTGAGAGCCTGTAGCCTGTATAGACGCATTTTGTGTACCGGAGAAGCGAGCATTTTCCCACAATTCACATTTATAACCCACGATAAGTTTAATTATCGAAGGTTACAAATTGAGTGGTCTACCACAGGTTGGATCTCATGAATTATGTATTATTACGTACCATGTAATACGATACGCAATTCACAGTGCATCACTACGGTTTGCAAGTGCAGGGAGTCCAAATGGCACGTACAGGCGTCAACTACTTCGATATTGCCCGGGCGGCAGAATCCATCAGTCAGCGTGGGGAAGAGCCCACAGTAGACCGGGTGCGAGGGGAGCTGGGGACCGGCAGCAAAAGTACGATTGCACCGCTGCTGAAGCGCTGGAAAGCGGAGACCGGAAATGGTGAAGCTGATACCGGCGGTTTGCCGCGAGACCTGGTGGATGCGCTGAAGGCAGTGCACCAGCGTGTGCATGACGAAGCCGACCGCAAAGTGGATGCGGTGCGTGAAGAAATGGCGACAACCGTGGAGCAACTGCGGACGGAGCTTTCCCAGGTGCGGTCTTTGCTCGCTGAGCGCACCGCCAGCCTGCGGGATCTGGAGCAGAATCTGCAGGACTCGGAGGAACAGGGGCGGAATCTGCGGCACGCGCTGGAAGATACGCAAAAGACCCTGGCAAAAAGCGAGTTCCAGTGCGAGGAAAGCAATACTCGAGTCACCGAACTGCGAGCGCATCTCGAAGAGCTCAAACAGGAAAATCGCACCGTGCGTGAACACTTCGAGTTCTACCAGCGGCAGATTGCCGACGATCGCCAACAGGAGCGCGATCAGTTCCGCCACTCCAACAGGCAGCTGAGCAGCCAGATTTCGACTCTCAATGAACAGCTTGCGGCCGCCGTTCAGAAGCTTGCTGAACGCGAAAAACAGATTGAAGTGCAGGGCACTCGCAATACACAGCTCGCCTCGGAGCTGCAGCAGGCGCACCAAGCGCTCGCCGGAAATCGCGCAGAACTGGACGCGCTGCGGCAAAATTTTGCCCAGCAACAACGACAACTGCAGGTGCGAAGCGAAGAGATTGGCTCACTGCAGGAAAAGATCGCCACCCTTTCAAGCAGCAATGCCGCTTTTATCCGGGAGTCAGAATTACAGCGTGCGGTTTGCGGCAGGCTCGAAACCGAGATCCAGCATTCCCGGGAAGCATTTACGTCATTGAATACGGAGTACCAGAAGGTGCTGCAGCAGAAAGCAGAGCTGCAGGGGCGGTTGATGCAGGTACAACGCACCGCGCCAGCGGATGCGTGATGTTTCCCGCTTCAGTCCAGGGCATCGACATATGCCTGCAGGCGGGCGATATCGGGAATCGTCACCCGCCCGTAGGCGAACTCGATTAACCCCTGCGTCTCGATTTTTTTCAGTACCGCGTGTACCCCTTGGCGGGTCATTCCCATCATGTTGGCCAGCAGCTCCCTGGTCAGGCGGAAGCTCGCTCCGCCGTTTTCCTGGTTCGTGGAATTGTGCATCTGTGCGAGAAACAGGAGGCGTCGACCAATACGCACTTCGGTGCCTCCGAGAACATCGTCCTGAATGATTGACATCGCCGCCCACAAGCGGCGGCTCAGCAAGTCCAGGGCGACAGGGTAGGCTACTGGGTTGCGTGCCAGCACAGCGCGCAACTCGCTCCCCGGCACATCGACGATCAAGCAGTCATCGTGCGCAGTCGCGCCAAACACCCGCCGCATGCCGGGGGAAAATACGGTATCGCCGAACCAGGCACCGGTATCCAGAATTGCGAGGGTCGCTTCGCGGCCTTCGCTGTTGCTGGAACAGATACGCACACGCCCTTTGGCCACGATCGACAACTGACTTTGCATGGAGCCCGGCAGATAAATGACTTCATCCGCATCATAGGTGCGGATACGGGCGGAAGGCGCCAGTTCAGCAATCGCATGGTCTGGCAGGCCGCCGAGCAGGGGGCAGGCCTTGAATATGGGTATTGGGTTAATCATTGGCGGAGTTTAACCATAAAACGTCAATAAATTGACAGTGTTGAGAGGTATCCGGTTCTTAGAATGTCGGGAATCACAGCAACCGTTGAAAGGACCAAGCCAATGCAGACTCAGTCACCAGCGTTTTCATCTGTCCAGGGCAGGGTAAGCGCCACCGAATGGCAATTGCGGGTAGACCTGGCGGCGGCCTACCGTCTTATCGCCCATTATGGCTGGGATGATCTGATTTTTACGCACCTCTCCGTGCGCATTCCCGGCCCGGAGCACCACTTCCTGATCAACCCTTTCGGGACCTTGTTCGAGGAAATTACCGCATCCAGCCTGGTCAAAATTGATCTGAATGGTGAGAAGGTGGACGACAGTCCGTTCCCGGTGAACCCTGCCGGGTTCACTATTCACAGCGCGATTCACGAGGCGCGGGAAGATGCCCAGTGCGTGATGCATACCCATACCGTGGCGGGGGTTGCTGCTTCCGCCCACAGCGAGGGTCTGTTACCGATTTCCCAGCAATCGCTGTTCCCGTTGTCGGGACTCGCCTATCACGAATATGAGGGTATTGCCGTCCGTGAGGACGAGAAGGCGCGTATTGTGCGAGACCTGGGCACCGCTAACTACATGATCCTTCGCAACCACGGCCTGCTGACCTGCGCAGCCAATGTGGCCGACGCGTTTCTGGCCATGTACGTCTTCCAGCGTGCCTGTGAAATTCAGGTCGCGGCTCTGGCGGGGGATCGCCAGCTGACCCCGGTGCCGGGCCCGATGATCGAGAAGATTCAGAGTGAAGGTAACAAAGTCACCAGTAACCAGGGCGGATTACTCGCATGGCCAGGCCTGTTGCGCAAGCTCGACCGTATCAATCCCGGCTATCGAGACTGAGGAAAACCATGAAACACGTAGTGGAAAAGCAGGCGCAATTCCGGCATATGGAAGAGGGCACCAGTGAGGACTGGAAGATCATTGCTGAGGCGTTCGGTCCCTTCGCACGGGAATTGCCAGAACGTATTCTGGCGCACCTGGGTCTGTTGAAGGGCGATTGTGGTGGTTTCCCGGTTGACCGTCTGACCCACTGCCTGCAGACGGCGACCCTAGCTTATCGGGGTGGCAAGGACGAGGAGTATGTGGTGTGCGCACTGCTGCATGACATCGGCGACACTCTTGGCAGCTACAATCATGCCGATGTGGCGGCGGTGCTTCTGGAGCCGTTTGTCAGTGATGCAAACCATTGGATGATCAAGCATCACGCGATTTTCCAGGGATACTATTTTTTCCAGTATCTGGGAATGGAACGCAACCTGCGCGATCAATTCAGGGATCATCCATATTACGCTCGGACGCTGGAATTTGTGGAGAAGTACGATGCGCCGGCATTTGATCCGGAAGGGGAAACGCTGCCGCTTGAATTTTTTACACCCATGCTGCGCAGGGTTTTCGCACAGCCCAGGAAGTCCATCTATAAACTGGCGATGGAAGCGAACACTGAGGCCTGAATCCGAAGCGCAACCGTCACTGGCGGTTGCGTTTCAATTCTCCCACCATCTGAATAAGCTCGAGAATTTTCCGAGCCAGCTCCCGGGATAAATTGATCAGCAGTACACCGAAGTCCAGAGGCATTTCGCAATGTAGCTGGTAAAACAGGTCTGACGTAACCTCCAGCACCAGGCTATCGTCGTTGGCGAGCGTGGTTCCCGGCCATGGAGTCAGCGCAATCATACTGACAAAGCCGATGGCTTCGCCAAAGTGGAAGTCATAGATATGCTCGAGGTGGCCATTTTCCACGGTCTGGTGGTAACCGAGGGAACCGTTGAGAACGATAAAAAACGAGCCGGAAGGACTGCCAGACTCAATCAGGGTTTCGCCTTTGCGCAGTCGGTGAATCTTGCCTTTCGCCATGAGGTAAGCAATGGCCTGGTCAGACAGTGCGCCAAGTGCCGCGGCATTTTTCAGATGCTCAAGACCGAGATCTTCGAGTACACGATCCCCCTCAATCTGTCGCATAAAATTCTCTCCGGGCACGCTGCATGGATTACCTGGAAATAAGTATGGGTCAACACCTGCGATATCGGAGTAATGGGCGCTATGCTGACGGCCAAAAACACGCAGATGGCATCAGCGGACACCTATGGTCGCGTCCCACACGCACTGTGCTCCCGTGTTCGAGCTGTGCTTGAGATGAATTCGGACCATATTCTCCACAGGCCCGGCGATCTATGTGGCATTGCTTTTGCCTGCCCCTCTGAACGAGGGAAAATCCATCGCCGTAGTTGGCGCCATGAGGAGCAGCGAATTTATCCGACGATTGGCTGTTTCAACAGCCAGTCATCGGATACATCGTCTAACCCCGATTGACCGGAATCGAGAGCCAGCGACTTAGGGCGCCGTAGACTTGTTCGCGCTGGTCATCAGACAGTTGGCGGACTCGGGTTAAATGGTGGCCGCCTTTCTGCACCAGAGTAAACGCATTGGTCATTTCCCCGTGATCCACGGCGCCCGCGTACCAGGGGTCATTCTCCCCGTACAGATAGATAATGTTGTGACCGTTCTCCTGCAGCCACTGAATCAGGGAAGGGGTAAATGTCTCATCAAATTCCATGGCCACATTTCGCGGCGCGAATTCGAGATTGCTGGGCTGCGGTGCAACCTGCAACAGATCTTCGAGATCCTGAGTCATGAAACCGTAGTAACCCAACTGGGTGTGATGCTGATACATGGACGGCTCCAATGCCTCCACACCGTGGTCACTGTAGACCCAGAATCCACCGCCATTTTCTATATGCTCGATCATCCGTGCCGGTGCGGCTCCGGCGGGAGGAATCTGCTCGCAGGACTGGCCGCGCTGCCAGAAACTGAATGTGTATTCCAGAGCGGCGTATTCCAGCGCCTTGTCGGCGCCAATGGAAAAGGTAAGCGCATTTTCGGCGGCATGCTTCTGCAGTGCGGGAATAACTTCCGCACGGCGCTCAAGTAATTCCCGCTGAAAACGCACCAGTTCACTGCCGCACTGGCTGTTCTCGATTCGCTCGCGAATAAAACCATCGACTCGGGAATCTTCCAGGCCGAGAATCAGCGGTGCGTCATAGACAACCGTAGCCTGCACATCCTGCGGGTAGAAGCGACGATGTATCAGGGCCGATTCTCCGCCCTTGCTGAAACCGCTGCTGATCCAGGCGGCAGGATAGAGCGGTTTCAACAGTTCGATTATGCGGTGGTGATCTGCCGCAGCCTGCTGAACCGTCAGATACTGCCAGGGAATTTCCCCGGGATTGCGTGAGTCGCCGTAAAAGCGGTACTCCACGGCCACAAGGTTGGCCCGCAGAATATCGGGTAACTCTTTCTGGGGGAAATCGCGCACCCAGTAACCGTCAGTTTCGATTACCATCGGTTGCGCGTGGTCGAGATGGGACAGATAGACCCGTTGCTTGAACCGTCCAGCGTCGGGATTGTCATGATCCAGTGGTTGCTCTACACGCAGTTCATACCCCTGAGTGTATCCAGCGACGGATTTGACTCGCACCACTTCAACGCCCGGCAATTGATTGAGCTTCTGGTACAGACTGGCGCCTTCCCCAGCGGCGGGAACATAGTCGCATGCGCAGACCAGGAGTGCGCAACTCACAAGAAAAACTCTGGATAGATAGAGCATGATGATGCTTCTCCGTGTGATTTGTCGGCGGAAACAGGATTCGCCTTTACAGTTCAATAAGTTCGCGATTTGAGTGAGTGAGAAGGTCCGCACCGGTTTCCGTTACCCGCACATCATCCTCGATGCGCACGCCACCCCAGCCCGGAATATAAATACCGGGTTCGACCGTCAGCACGTAATTTTCCTGTAGAAGATCCATGCCACCGGCGGCCAGGTATGGCTGTTCGTGGGTGTCCAGGCCCAGGCAGTGACCCAGTCCCTCGCCCACATAGGCGGCGTATGGGCTGCGGGAAAGATATTCGGCAACCATTTGGTATGGCGCGCTGCATGGAATACCGGCACGCACCGATGCCACACCCAACGCTTGTGCCCCCTTCACCAGGTGGTAGACCTCACGCTGCTTTCTGTCCGCCGTTCCCAGCACAAATGAACGCGTCATATCGGATCGATAGCCATCGACCACCGCACCGAAGTCCACTGTTATCAAATCGCCCCGGGTCAACAGGCGGTCACTCGGCATACCGTGTGGCCGAGCGGTGCGTGGACCCGAGGTGAAAATAGTAGGGAAGGCGAGCGACTCCGCTCCGGCGCTCTTCAATGTATATTCCAGCTGCGCTGCTGCTGCCTTTTCGGTAATGCCCGGACGGATATAGCCCAGCAACTGTTCGAAGGCGTTGTCACCAATCGACGCCGCGCGCCGGATATTTGCCAGTTCACCCTCGTCCTTGATTCTCCGCAGCTGTTCCACCATTCCGTGCACGGGTGTGCATTGAACGCCGGCAAGTTCAGAGGAGAGATCCAGCCAGCGACCATGCAGAAAATGATCGCGCTCAAAGCCGAGGTTCGACAGGTCACAGTCAATGGCGAGCTGCCGCACCAGTTGACCCAGGGTCTGTCGGGTGCGATCACGCACGATTACCTCGGTATTCCGGCATTCCTCCCGCGCCTGTTCCGCAAAACGGTAATCGGTAAGCAGGAGCTGGCATGTATGACTGACAAAAAGCAGGGCGACATCCCATTCATCACTGGCGAAGCCGCTCAGATAGCGGATATTGCTCATGCTTGCCACCAGCAAACCGTCGATGCCCGCGGTGGTCATTGCATTGCGTAGTGTTTGAATGCGTTTCACGGTAATACCTCAGTTTCTATTTTCCATTTGTGTAGCCATGGTTTTGTGGAACCAAACCAGTCCCACGGCAGTAGTGCCAGCGAGGAAGGCAAACAGGCTCCACATAAGATCCGCTCTGCCCAGCTCCTGTGCCAGATAGCCATACCCCCATCCCGAGAGCGGGCCGGCCATCAGGAATCCCAGCGACATGGACAGGAAGTAGTAACCCATGAACATGGCGGCCTTGTCGTGTGGCGTGACACGGGCCACATACTCCTGACTTTTGGGTGAGGCGATCATTTCGCCCAGAGAAAAGATCAGCACCGCGACAACGATGCCGATACCGCCCAACACCGGCCCGAAGGCGGCCCACAAGTAACTGATGCCAAGCAACAGGCTGCCGCCCACCAGCAGCGGCACTGCGGGTAATGACTGCGCGCGATGGCTGACAACGATTTGCAGCAGCAGGATGCTGGCAAAGTTGAACGCAATGATGAACTCCGGATTAATCTGCCCGGCGGTATCACCCGATATGGCATCCGCAAGTGCCGGAGGCAGTGACCCGAGAAGCGGCCCGGTATCGACGAAGTCGCGGATATAGAGGGGAAGGGTGAGAAAGATCTGGTTGTAACAGGCCCAGAATCCGGACATCAGCAGCAGATAGATCACAAAGGGGCGGTTGCGCAGGACCAGTATGATTTCCTCAACGACCGCTCCCTGTTTTTTCCGGGGCTGATCATCAGTGCTTGGTTCCCGGTAGAAATACAGCAGCGTGAAGTTGATGCAGATCCAAAACGCCGCCATGGCAAAGACATGTTCCCAGCTCATCGCACGCAGCAGGCCGGCCACCAGAGGCCCCACGAATCCACCGATATTGACCATCGTATAGAAAATGCCAAATCCCAGACCTCGGTTGTGCTTATCGGTGGTGCGGCTCACGGTGGCCAGCACGAGAGGTTTGAAAATGGCGGCCCCCACCGCGACAGAGAGCAGCACGGCGAAGAAAAGCCAGAAGTTCTGTACCTGACCGAGTAGATAGTAACCGGGCGCCATTATCACAAAGGCCAGTAACAGCATCCTCCGGTAACCGTATTTATCGCCCAGCGCGCCGGTGAATACCGGTAGCAGGTAGAGCAGAAAGGGAATGACTCCCTGCAGGAAGCCCCGCTGGGAGTCGCTGAAGCCTAATCCTCCCGCTGCCAGCGGTGTACTCATATACAGGGATGAAAGGGTAAAAAAGCCGTACCAGGCAAGCCGTTCGAAAATCTCCATGGCGTTGGCCAGATAGAAGGAGCGACTGAAGCTCCAGTGGCCGGTGCCGGTCACTGGAGTGGCGCTCGCTATATTGGCCGTATTCACATGCGGCATGTCGATCCCTCTCGTTATGGTTATTTAATGTTGTCATTGTACACAAGGTATGATTTATTTGTCATTGCATGCGATAAATTTTGTGTGCCAGATAATAAATAACCAACTCTGACCAAGGGAAGTAAGACGATGCATATAAGAAGAAGTCTGCTGGCGTTGGCGATCAGTGCCAGCCTGAGTGGCCAAGTGGTATTGGCCGCGGATACTACGGGCGGTACGCTCAAAGGGCAGGTGATCAACCATGCCGGAGAGGCACTCGCCGGGGCGGAGATCACCGTAACCCACGCGGCGAAAGGGGTAACTCGCCGAGTAACGAGTGACGAAAAGGGACAATACAACCTCCGCAACCTGCCGGTGGGGGAATATATCGTCCGTTTTGAAAAGGATGGTTTCGGTACCGCGCAGGCCACAGAGGTACGGGTGAACGTGGGGGAGGCCGTTGTCTATGACGGTAGACTGGTACCGAATGGTGAAGTCCTTGAGGTGGTTGAGGTCACCGGCAGCCGACTGCGCCCGATCGATACCGGGTCGTCGACGGCCGGCGTCGTGATCACCCAGGACAGGCTGGAAGCATTGCCTGTGAATACCGGTTTTGAGGCTATGGCACAGCTGGCGCCGTCGGTGGTGGCACCGGGCGGTTCGAGCTTTAACGGTGCGTCCAGCTTTGGCGGCGCGTCATCGGCGGAAAACGGCTACTACCTGAACGGCCTGAATGTGGCCAATATTAAAACTGGCCTGGGTTCAATTTCCCTACCCTGGGAGGCCATTCGCCAAACACAAATAAAGACGGGCGGAATAGCACCAGAGTTTGGTGGCGCGCTGGGTGGTATCGTCAATGCGGCCTCCAAGTCTGGATCCAACGATTTCGAATTCGGGTCTCAGCTTCGCATGGATCCGGATTCTCTCAGAAAACAGCACGGTTCCATTCGCAATGCCGCTGGTGAGTATGCGGTCAATAGTGAGCAGAATGGGATGGACTTCCAGGAGGCACAATTCTGGGCCAGCGGTCCCATCGTAAAGGACAAAGCATTTTTTTACGCGTTGTTCAGCCCGCGCCAAACGGATGATACCTGGGCGACAGGATCTTCATATTACGATCGAACCAGCGAAGAGGATCGCTGGTTTGTGAATGTGGAGTGGTTCATCGATGAAAACCACGCGATCGACTTCACGTCGATCAATAACGAAAAAAATGGAAGTTACGGCAGCTACGCGTATTCCCCGGAAAACAACACGATAGGGGACTACAAGGGACAAACGAAGTTTCGCAGTGGGGGCAAGGTCAGTGGTGCTCACTATAACGGCCGCTTGACCGATGACTTGACACTGGACGTCACCGCCGGCCGCACGCAGGAAACGGTGTATAACTCGGCCCTGAATAGCCTGCCGTACGTGGAGGACTGCCGGGCCACCTGCGTCAGCTACAGCAATCACAGTGATTCCACCATCATCAATGAAGACTATATCCGCGATCAGTTGCGACTGGACCTGAGTTACGATCTTCTCGACCATCAGATCAAGTTGGGCATTGATTACACTCATCTGGATGTCTTCTACGAGTCAACCCCGAATGGCCCTGGCGATGCGCAGGGCTGGTGGAAGCAACGCATAGCCACCGCCAATGATCCCAGCAAACAGCCGGAAGGGACGGTTCTGGTGGAGCGCCGTATTCGCACACGCGGTACTGATTCCGATGTCAGCTCCACTGCCTTTTACATCCAGGATGCCTGGCAGGTAACAGACGAACTGGTTCTCAACCTGGGCGGCCGCTACGAGCAGTTTGAAAATACCGTCACCGGAGGCGACGCCTATGTGGACAATAACGGTTTTTCTCCGCGGATCTCCGCGGTATGGGACTTCAATGGCGACGGGGACAGCAAGCTCTTTGCCACCTATGGGCGTTATTACCAGCCGGTTTCGGCCAATATGAATATCACCCAGGGGTCCTTTTCCCGGGAAACCTTTGACTACTACACTCCGGGCGCGACTGACGCTAATGGGCGGGTAACCCTCAACGCGGATGGCTCACCGGATCGCGGCGATTTGCTGCATAGCTATGTGCGTCAGCAGGGCATTGTCGAACCCGCGCTGATCGCTACGGGCAACCTCGAAGGCATGTATGCCGATGAATTCACTCTGGGAATGGAGACCCTGGTATTCGACGACATGGTACTCGGCGTGCGCGGTGTGTATCGGGACCTCAAGCGTTCCATCGAAGACTCCGATGTGAGCCCGATTCTCAGCCACTACCTTGAAGCAAATGGCATCGAGGACAATGTGGGGCAGAGTAGCTACTATGTTGTGCTGAATCCGGGTGAAGATGTCAACATCAGCTATGACTTTGATGGTGACGGTGTGGTGGACAACATCAGTCTTTCTTCGGATGAGCTTGCCTTGCCCAAAGCCCGTCGTCGCTACCTCGCCCTGGAAACCAACTTGCGAGGTCAGGTGACAGATCAGTTGTTTGTCGACGCTTCTTATACCTGGTCTCACAACTACGGTAATACCGAGGGGCTGGTGCGTACCGATAACGATCAGGCGGATCCAGGCTGGACTACCTCCTATGATTACGCCGATCTGATGGACCACAGTTACGGCGACCTGCCCAATGATCACCGTCACGCATTCAAGTTGAACGGATTTTACGACCTCACCGATAACTTGACTCTGGGCCTTGTGGGCTCCCTGGTATCCGGACGTCCGAAAAACTATTTCAGCGTGCACCCGGTGGGTGAGGACAGCTGTGCGGAAGGTAGCCCCTGGAGTGACTGCATAAGCCAGTACTACGGTGAAGTCTCTTTTTACGACGAAAATGGAGAGC is a genomic window containing:
- a CDS encoding Crp/Fnr family transcriptional regulator — translated: MRQIEGDRVLEDLGLEHLKNAAALGALSDQAIAYLMAKGKIHRLRKGETLIESGSPSGSFFIVLNGSLGYHQTVENGHLEHIYDFHFGEAIGFVSMIALTPWPGTTLANDDSLVLEVTSDLFYQLHCEMPLDFGVLLINLSRELARKILELIQMVGELKRNRQ
- a CDS encoding HD domain-containing protein, producing MKHVVEKQAQFRHMEEGTSEDWKIIAEAFGPFARELPERILAHLGLLKGDCGGFPVDRLTHCLQTATLAYRGGKDEEYVVCALLHDIGDTLGSYNHADVAAVLLEPFVSDANHWMIKHHAIFQGYYFFQYLGMERNLRDQFRDHPYYARTLEFVEKYDAPAFDPEGETLPLEFFTPMLRRVFAQPRKSIYKLAMEANTEA
- a CDS encoding class II aldolase/adducin family protein is translated as MQTQSPAFSSVQGRVSATEWQLRVDLAAAYRLIAHYGWDDLIFTHLSVRIPGPEHHFLINPFGTLFEEITASSLVKIDLNGEKVDDSPFPVNPAGFTIHSAIHEAREDAQCVMHTHTVAGVAASAHSEGLLPISQQSLFPLSGLAYHEYEGIAVREDEKARIVRDLGTANYMILRNHGLLTCAANVADAFLAMYVFQRACEIQVAALAGDRQLTPVPGPMIEKIQSEGNKVTSNQGGLLAWPGLLRKLDRINPGYRD
- a CDS encoding DNA-binding protein — its product is MARTGVNYFDIARAAESISQRGEEPTVDRVRGELGTGSKSTIAPLLKRWKAETGNGEADTGGLPRDLVDALKAVHQRVHDEADRKVDAVREEMATTVEQLRTELSQVRSLLAERTASLRDLEQNLQDSEEQGRNLRHALEDTQKTLAKSEFQCEESNTRVTELRAHLEELKQENRTVREHFEFYQRQIADDRQQERDQFRHSNRQLSSQISTLNEQLAAAVQKLAEREKQIEVQGTRNTQLASELQQAHQALAGNRAELDALRQNFAQQQRQLQVRSEEIGSLQEKIATLSSSNAAFIRESELQRAVCGRLETEIQHSREAFTSLNTEYQKVLQQKAELQGRLMQVQRTAPADA
- a CDS encoding Crp/Fnr family transcriptional regulator, encoding MINPIPIFKACPLLGGLPDHAIAELAPSARIRTYDADEVIYLPGSMQSQLSIVAKGRVRICSSNSEGREATLAILDTGAWFGDTVFSPGMRRVFGATAHDDCLIVDVPGSELRAVLARNPVAYPVALDLLSRRLWAAMSIIQDDVLGGTEVRIGRRLLFLAQMHNSTNQENGGASFRLTRELLANMMGMTRQGVHAVLKKIETQGLIEFAYGRVTIPDIARLQAYVDALD
- a CDS encoding AzlC family ABC transporter permease, giving the protein MSQPATASNYRSLLLGARESIPLLGGYIPVAISFGLIAVQSGFSSWEAVAISTLVYAGASQFLFVAMVASGAPLWFVVVMTLLINARHVVYGPNIAPWLPAHRLWPWLMHGLTDQIFALAHTRLPQLASGDRLGWYIGGMCVAWFSWIGGTALGAIAGKELTQQWPLLAEVMPFALPALFLVLLAPRFTSWLWSLALGCTVLVALSLTLLGMTNAAIPVAAIAGAVVFFGLGAFR
- a CDS encoding AzlD domain-containing protein, which gives rise to MNDGMDSGIWAALIACALGTFLLRALPLVWMQRHLVQRKAKNTLDAMPTWLSVLGPLMIAAMFGVSLVPGKLDLASGVATVLGVMVTLVVWRWTKSLGWPVFVGVAIYGVVIFLANTVF
- a CDS encoding site-specific integrase codes for the protein MKKAVSNSFIEAPTFPDQASTIAPVSRETVQTYLNAATSESTRKAYRSAVRQFEKWGGRLPTDSDTLVHYLLRRAETLNPRTLELHVTAIGQWHRYQGMANPVLDPVVQKTMNGIRRMHAKPKQKAKALRLEHIASLTSHLHSQADSKKKFRDLALVLMGFFGAFRRSELVAIRVEDLIWEEEGLIVHLPRSKTDQTGQGTMRALPLGPIGVCPGTALRNWLNAASIVEGPVFRAVNRWDQVQQKSLNPGAVNQLLKQLGTECGFDFVESLSSHSFRRGLSTSAAREKVDFELIKKQGGWKSDATVWEYIEEGQRLTDNAATVLMHKLAALEQVE